The genomic segment TTTCACACATCACAAAGGGGGTGGTGCAGGGCAGGCACCCGAGGCAGAGGCCGGACAAAGTAAGGTTGAGGATAGGAAAGACGGAAGAAAAGAGCTCAGCCTGAACAGGCCCGCATCCCACAAATTTTTAAACCCTCCCGTGGGTTTCAGTTGGCCCAGGCATCACTAATAACTTGCCCTAAGACGTCAGAAGTTGACAATTAAACCATATTCTTATTATTTACAGTGTAAGTTCACAGTTCCTTAAGAGTTTTGTATTtttaagaaactggaatatgggcaactaatgaataaaaatatttaatagggatgcaccaaatccaggatccaGTTCGAGATTCTGCAAAGATTTGgcctttgcatatgcaaattaggaattGGATTTCGGTATTTGATCGAATCTTTCACGAAAGATTCAGGGTTCACCaaaccaaaaataatggattaggtgcatccctaaaatttaACTATCTATATTAAAGAACTGAAGAAGTCTGTACCTAAAGAACAAATGGTGTTGATAAACCAAACACCATCCCTTTAAAAGGTTACATTTACCTCGGGTAGCTTAATGCTTTCAGCATTTTCCCGAAGTTGCCGGTGAATGGACACATCATTACTAAAGCTTGTGGTTACTTGGTCAATCTGGAGCATTTCTAAGCAACGAGTCAATTTTTCAGAGTTAGCATCTGTCAGAAGGAAATCTGAATTTGTCCGTTTCCTTAAAGCATGTTTAGAAATATGATATGGAGCCTTGTTTTCATAGCTCTTCAAAAGCTTTTCCACAACACCATAGTTGGACCTAGAGTCTGCAGATCGTGGTCTCCCTGACAAATTGCTTGGTGTCCAGTTGTGCTCTTGTAGCATGTTTTGGTAGCTACTTCGGCTGTGAGATCCATGTGCTTGCAACTTTTGGACTGTAGAAGTTTCACTCTGTATTGCACTGTTTTCATAGAATTGCACAGTTATTTCAGCCTCATTATCTGGTTTAATATTGGTCCGAGCAGTGCTCAAACTGTGATCCAGCGAGTGAATGCAAGACTCCTGCTTTGCAGGCTGGTACATGTCATGTAATGACTCATGGAAAACTTTGCTTCCCTTTTCTGTcttaaaaacaattctattaaatTCATCAATCTTTGCTGCTAGCTTTCCATTCGTCATTGCCATTTCAGGTCTGAGTTCAGATGCATTAGGATAGTGCTCTGACATTATTTCATCAGAACAGAAGTTGTTAGAGCATGGCAACCTAGAAACTGAAGTGGTGGAATTCCatgcatcatttttaaaaactaaactgTCATAATCTGCAATGTTGCCCAGGAAAGGTTTTACTGGGTTTGATTTTTCAAGTGTTCCAATGTCATATAAACAACTTACATGGCACAGTCCATTGTCATTGTTTCTCACAGCATCAGTGTGGTTAGTCGCCACATGATAATGATCATTGTTTACATTCGAGCACGTAGAAGGACCAACCTTATATGTATCAAACGACAAGAAACTTGCAATGTTGCTTGAGAAATATGAAGGTGGAAATGATGGCTCCTGCGAAATCAAGATTGTGCTACCTATTTCTGACTGCTGACTGAGAGAATTACACATCACAGGGCTGTTGACATAATTCTCATTGGACCTTTCATTACTTTTTGACATTTTTGAAGAAGACAGGTTCTTATCTGTTTTGGCCACTTTAGCTTCTGCATCATAGTTCCCACAAGCAGCTGAACT from the Xenopus tropicalis strain Nigerian chromosome 5, UCB_Xtro_10.0, whole genome shotgun sequence genome contains:
- the kiaa0408 gene encoding uncharacterized protein KIAA0408 homolog, with product MQGHVLINLLSSERKDFKHLLKDTQTAAMELRRPLENNERHWKVEKMELLERFDSERREWESQWKIMQKKIEELYQEVKLRRENKLNGYDDGITAKSLQFSVPVYNSEPRNSSDKARHMLQSTDKKMDVSNIVVPKNSPKPKEKKLHTSESSHPQQNVLEPEKYLSTKMSKPENDALNDALREIARVSEELCKFQDEIRLKSNCKRMGASSAACGNYDAEAKVAKTDKNLSSSKMSKSNERSNENYVNSPVMCNSLSQQSEIGSTILISQEPSFPPSYFSSNIASFLSFDTYKVGPSTCSNVNNDHYHVATNHTDAVRNNDNGLCHVSCLYDIGTLEKSNPVKPFLGNIADYDSLVFKNDAWNSTTSVSRLPCSNNFCSDEIMSEHYPNASELRPEMAMTNGKLAAKIDEFNRIVFKTEKGSKVFHESLHDMYQPAKQESCIHSLDHSLSTARTNIKPDNEAEITVQFYENSAIQSETSTVQKLQAHGSHSRSSYQNMLQEHNWTPSNLSGRPRSADSRSNYGVVEKLLKSYENKAPYHISKHALRKRTNSDFLLTDANSEKLTRCLEMLQIDQVTTSFSNDVSIHRQLRENAESIKLPELSLLGTSSNGKGFSRPARPANRRPPSRWASGRSPSMPPSIRRTAI